In the genome of Hevea brasiliensis isolate MT/VB/25A 57/8 chromosome 14, ASM3005281v1, whole genome shotgun sequence, the window AAGTTACAATTACCCTCCAAAAAGTTCCCATCATTTTCCCTAAACTAGAAAAAAAATCCCTTCATTATCTTCtacttatatattattttttatttttactacCGTTCACAAGTAACAttgttgataattaaaaaaaatcttgaCAAGGCATGATTAACAAGCAAATTGAGCAATTAAATTATAGGCTGTATGTATGGAGAAATACATTGGCTGTAACTTAAAGCTCTAGATCTTTGTACAAGCTGACAAGCAACAAAAGGAATGGAAGGATGCATCATTGATGCACGTTATTTGCTCATATCCCATGTTTCAAGCTTACCTGAACAACTTCTGTTCCACCATCTTGAATACGTTTGGTCAGGTATTCAGTTTCTTCCGGCGTGAAGGAGCAAGGAGGCTTAACCTGCGAAGAGTGCATCAAGTTCATTACTTCTATAAACGCTCCCAGCATATGTGCCACTAATCAGATGGTAACAGTTTAAACATCTAATTGATGTGaaatttgtcaaataatctacaGCACCTGCGACAAAAGGGGTAAAATTGTAACTCCTGCATGGCCTCCAACAACTGGAACGTCAACTTCCCTAGGATCAAGTCCCAGAACTTCTGCCTGTAATCACGAGAAAGAATTTAGAAAGCTTCTGAATACAACTAACTGAAGGCAGAAAAATTGCAAATCATATAAATCCTTGTTAGAGCTCTTCCAGTAACTATTACATTGTTTGGcaaatttaaacaatttttaccTTGCAATTCATTGGTGCTAGTAGTTTATGTAAATGAATATTGATTGTTAGTCCCATTTTCAATACATACCACAAAAGTGTTTGCTCTCACAACATCAAGCATTGTAACTCCCAAAAGTCGCTTTGGGTCATAAGTCCCGGCTTTCTTGAAAACCTCAGCTGCAATTGGAACTGTAGAATTAACTGGATTACTGATCAAATTGACAATTGCTTTGGGGCAGGACTTGGCAATTCCTTCACAAAGGGTTCTGACAATCCCAGCATTGATGTTGAAAAGATCATCCCTAGTCATTCCTGGCTTCCTTGGAACACCAGCAGGTATGATTACAAGATCCATGCCTGTAAGAGCATTCTCAAGTTGTGGCTGCCCTAGGAAACCACGAACCTAGAAACCCAAAGAAAACAGTTACTATAAATTGCTGTATAGTCTAACTCATTATTTTTTGATCTTCCCCTTGTCTAACTTTTCAATTACTTGGCTAAATgattctaaaaattttgaaaaattttaagtaACAATTTAACTCCCagtcattaaattttaaaaaagaaaatgccaactaaatctaatttgtttcaaaTTACTCCACTTGACTTCCTAAATTAACAGCAAATATATCAGAGTAATTCAATCTTAAATACAAAAACTAATTAATGGGGATTAATTACTACCACAGCACCAGTGTCCATGTGGCTAATATCGGCAGTAACACCAGGTGTATTCACAACATCATAGAGATGAAGAACTGAGACCAAAGGGTTCATCTTCATTAGCATAGCAAGAGGTTGGCCAATGCCTCCAGCAGCACCCAAAATAGCCACCTTGAACCCAGGTGCCCCTCCTTTAGCCCGGCAATCAGCCCTCTTCAGAACAGAACTTCCCTCCATCTATTCACAAGGCATAGTCCACAgaacattcaacaacacaatcaAAACCCGTGAAAAAAAAGGTTCAGTCTTGGCTACCATTTATCAGTTATTACATGTATTACTTCAAAATtcaataagaaaaaaattaaaataggtaaataatgaacaATTTTATCAGACCCTGACAAATCTGGTGCAGAAAATTCTCTGTCGAGCTCATTTTCGAATGGTTATGCATATCCAGTTccaattgaaaataaaatgaacAGTTCAGGTTTTGATTCATTACCCAGAAAAACTATCAGGAACAACACAAAAATGCAAGATACTATTCCTTAATCCTCACAACTTGCAATACTcgaaaaaagtgaaaagagagaaCCTGGAAATTGGGAGGGAGGAGATGAGCTGATATCCTAGCAATCCGCTGTGTAGCCTCTgcacatgactccatggctatgTGTTATGATAGAGAGCTAGTAAAGATACCACAAACTACaagtacaagaaaaaaaaaatatagaactTATTTAAAGCCAGAATGAAAATGAAGAgataaatgtgaaaattaaaatatagGGAGTGGGAAGCAAGAAGTTGACATTTTTGTTTTTAATTCTCCAtcaaaattttacattttttttttttgtggaaaCAAATTCTTGAACCCTTATCCCCATCTGAATTATTGAATTGTTGTGGCTCTCATATTTTCTTCCCAAAAAAGAGTTCTGATCTTTTCTGCTCTTTACTTCTcagttctcacatttttttcGAGTCTCTTGATCAAATCCACAACCCAAGGCGTCTGTTGATTTGGCAGGCAGAGTGGTTGTATGAAGAAACATGAAAGGATCTGTTCAGAGGCCCAAGAGTCTTGAGACCTCTCCGAACCACCTAGAAAATTTGTTGGATCAAGATCAACCATAGCCCAGTTATCTAAAGACTTGCCCACAAATTTCTGGTTGTGGAGTAACCCTTAAGAAACTCAACATTGAAATTGAACTATGGAGGGCTAGTGGGCTTGGGATTTGCTTATCATGTGATATTCAGGAAAACAATTTTTATTTGAAATGGCCAAAAACACATTTCCTTGTGTACTAACCGTTTTAATAGTTATcgattatattattaattactaGTAATTAAATATTAGTTATTTATGATTAATTATTTACATATAAATTTAAAGTAAAAGTTAAATGTTTTAGCAACGGTTAACTGTTaaatattatttgtttataagtACAAGTATTTTGTAaacataattattaaattatttatgatatcatcttattgATTCTAGTCAAAACGCTCTGTTTAAAAGTTAAAAGAGTAACTTTTTATAAATCACTCCCTTAACTTCTGGATATTACTATAAACATTATGGCATtgaacaatataaataaaaaatatattattttgatTAGTCAAAATACTAAATGCTACTTTAAAAGTTATTATAAAATAGGTTATAAAACTcttgtttttttaattttaataagaatttaattaaaaaattgataATATTTTTTATCTTTATATTAGTAGTGAATGGGATTAAATTCACCTATAAAGTAGGTCACAAATCATTTATGATTTGATTCATTAATTTCAAGATTTAATTCTTAATCAATATTGTAAAGAGAAAACATACTTGTCTATTGAGtttttttttcactttatttaatttagaaaataatataaaatgggatgaaatataatatatttcatgtcgaataattatttttaatttatttaattttaaatttaaaataacaatttaatgaaataaatagttaaTAAGTCTagcttttcattaaaatttaaaattcataaaattattatACGTAATTAatatcttttaaaatttttagatattaaGTATTTCTTTGGTATTGCGTTTAAAGGGCTAAAACtccttttttaaataaaaatatcattttatatgttattgaaaaaagtaatttgaaacaaattattttattattttaatactcttataactaaaacttatcaaatttaattttaaattattttttaatactttctaattagtatatataaaaaagatgattttattaacaataatttcaatagtaacaatatataaataggtgaataacttttttattttttatatttatttatctttACTAGATAATACatcttaaattaatattttatttctaatatgtatatgaaaatatttaataaaagttgaatataaaaatttaaaaaatattaaaataaataaaattgcctAAATTAAATTTAACCTATTTAACGTGAAAATCAAATAtgcataattttataatttaatttgatgattttaatttttttttaaattaatttcaaaaaaaaaacacacacaaTATAAAACAAACTTACTGTATATACTTACACTTTTAAATAATTATTGATTgtgataattttaatttaaatattttaatttaaatattattaaaattaattttatcaatctGAATTAATAAAATACATTAAACCCATTCAAATCTACCCATATATAGCCCTAGGCCATGGTACCTTCAGCCCCGTAGCCCCATAGAATCAAATATATACATATGGTCAAAGGGTCAAAAAAAGAGCAAATAAAGAAACAGATTATAGTCAAAGACAAAGAACGATGAGTGTTATCAGTGTCAGAAGAGGAAGCTATTGAAAACTCTGCAAGGTTGATTTATGCAAAGCATAAGAACAAAACTGGGCGACCTTCTAGCCACCTTCACACAGAAGCAATTAAGTGTGTCTTGGAGTGTGTTCATACTGATATATGGTGACCAACAAAGACTCCCACAAAAAGGTGGTGGAAAATACTTTGtaatttttattgatgatattttcaaGAACAAAAAAGTATATTTCATGTAGGAAAAACTATGGTATTTTATAGGTTCAAGCAGTGGAAAGGTGAAGCTAAGAAATAAATTagctttatttaaaaaaaaatatttgcaagaaaaaatttaaataaattttcatacaattatattatttttagtataatttttatttattttaaaattgttttttaataaaaaaaattaaattttttttacctattaaatttttaaatataaaaattaataaaaaaaatcaatttaattgaatttttataaatttttaatttctaatcaGGTCAACAAAAATTTAGGTTAAATGCATTTGATCAGATGTAAAGCCCAAGAGTTCTTGGATTTATGCAAATGAGAAACTTCATTGTTACATAGGGGGTATGGATAACTAGAGATATTGATTACTTTAATTTTAGGTTATGTTTAGTATAGCGTAAAGTAATATAATGTAatcaattatatcatataattaaaattgtaatataatataatgtaattattattatatttttttatttaattataaataaaaatataagtaatgtaatgtaatgataatttttattttaatatttaatttatttataattttaataataagtgGTAATGATTGCAATAATCGATAGTTGAGTAATAGTGGTAGCTAAGCGATGGTGGTGGCAGTGGCCAGATGATGGTAGAGGTAACAATAACTCAGTAGTAATAATGATAGTAAAATAACGATGACAATAGGGTGGTGGTGGTAGCGGTGGTAATGATAGAGTAGTAGTGATGATGGtgataatattgataataaaaaaaattttaaataagtaaTGATGATTACATATATTTTTGTATGTAATAACCATTACGttattttaagtataattaattacattacgTAATCATCATTTtattatatcaatttttttttatattatcaaaTAACGTAATAAAATATGTAATGTAATCACGATTACATTACAATTTTGATTACACTATACCAAACATAGCTTTAGAATTTTTAGTTGTCAAATTTAATTATGGATATATGTTTTCACTTGAGAGGAGCTTTGGGAGGAAGCTAGAGAGAGGACTCAATGGCTTTGTTTGAAATAAATCATTTATaagaaaagaatttaattgaatattcatgtaattatatttgatttttattttttaaataatttttttaagttaaaaagatTTTAAGtatgaaaattgataaaaaaaaaaaagtaaacttGTAAAATTCTATATTTTAAACAAAAACCTGAaatgaaaatggaattaaagcCCCAAGTAGAAGAAACAGAAAAGTTGTAGtaaaaaagagaaagaacttAAACCACAAATGGTAGAGatacatataaaaaattaatttaatttgaaattaaaattttaaaatctaattttcaaaataaattgaATAAACTGAATGGACAATTCACTAAAATTTTATGGACTTTTTCActacaataaattaaaaaaatagctacCAAATATACTAAAATTTCGTAGGTAATCAGTGATTACCAATGAAattttttcattcacaaatattAGCGTAGGTAATTTTTATTGACGAAAAAAATGTTGTTGCTAAATTTACCGAGGAAAAAAATATTATCGCTAAATTTACAGACGAATTA includes:
- the LOC110646459 gene encoding malate dehydrogenase, glyoxysomal, with product MESCAEATQRIARISAHLLPPNFQMEGSSVLKRADCRAKGGAPGFKVAILGAAGGIGQPLAMLMKMNPLVSVLHLYDVVNTPGVTADISHMDTGAVVRGFLGQPQLENALTGMDLVIIPAGVPRKPGMTRDDLFNINAGIVRTLCEGIAKSCPKAIVNLISNPVNSTVPIAAEVFKKAGTYDPKRLLGVTMLDVVRANTFVAEVLGLDPREVDVPVVGGHAGVTILPLLSQVKPPCSFTPEETEYLTKRIQDGGTEVVQAKAGIGSATLSMAYAAVKFADACLRGLRGDAGVVECSFVASEVTELPFFATKVRLGRNGAEEIFQLGPLNEYERIGLEKAKKELEASIQKGVSFIRK